A stretch of the Teretinema zuelzerae genome encodes the following:
- the miaA gene encoding tRNA (adenosine(37)-N6)-dimethylallyltransferase MiaA, producing the protein MSSFDILVVLGATACGKTSLGVRLARDLAGRGRPCEIISADSRQVYRGLDIGSGKDLAEYGEVPYHLVDVATLAEEYNVFSFQRDFYRTYRSLSDRSAFPLMVGGTGMYLDSILRSYPLVEVPENPPLREELAPLTLDELARRLLSVKAEIHNRTDLEDRARLVRAIEIAEYERDSPAEEEAESRPVLRPLTLGVRYPRDELRERIRSRLLSRVEEGLAEEVERLHGEGYSWDRLDRLGLEYRYTARYLQGLIQNRQEWIDSLYTAICQFAKRQETWFRGMERKGVAVRWIERGNYDEARAIVEAELL; encoded by the coding sequence ATGAGCTCCTTCGATATTCTCGTAGTGCTCGGAGCCACCGCCTGCGGAAAAACCTCGCTGGGCGTCCGCCTCGCGCGGGATCTGGCGGGCAGGGGAAGGCCCTGCGAAATAATCTCCGCAGATTCCCGTCAGGTGTACCGTGGGCTCGACATCGGTTCAGGCAAGGACCTCGCCGAATACGGAGAAGTTCCCTATCATTTGGTCGATGTGGCGACCCTGGCCGAAGAATATAACGTGTTTTCCTTTCAACGAGATTTCTACAGGACGTATCGGAGCCTTTCGGATCGTTCGGCGTTTCCGCTGATGGTCGGCGGCACGGGGATGTATCTCGATTCTATTCTCCGCTCGTATCCGCTCGTCGAGGTTCCTGAAAATCCGCCGCTGCGGGAAGAGCTTGCGCCTTTGACGCTGGACGAACTCGCACGCCGCCTTTTGAGCGTCAAGGCGGAAATTCACAATCGGACGGATCTGGAAGACAGAGCGCGTCTTGTGCGCGCAATTGAAATCGCCGAATACGAGCGCGATTCGCCAGCAGAAGAAGAAGCCGAAAGCCGTCCCGTATTGCGGCCGCTTACTCTCGGCGTGCGCTATCCGCGGGACGAGCTGCGCGAACGGATACGAAGCCGTCTTCTTTCCCGCGTCGAGGAAGGCCTCGCGGAGGAAGTGGAGCGCCTTCACGGCGAAGGCTATTCATGGGACCGCTTGGACCGGCTCGGTCTTGAGTACCGCTACACCGCACGATATCTTCAGGGACTCATCCAGAACAGGCAGGAATGGATCGATTCGCTGTACACGGCGATTTGCCAGTTCGCGAAACGCCAGGAAACCTGGTTCAGGGGCATGGAGCGCAAGGGCGTTGCCGTCCGCTGGATCGAGCGCGGAAACTACGATGAGGCGCGGGCTATCGTCGAGGCGGAACTTTTATAG